One stretch of Lucilia cuprina isolate Lc7/37 chromosome 6, ASM2204524v1, whole genome shotgun sequence DNA includes these proteins:
- the LOC111684653 gene encoding transmembrane protein 164, whose product MDWSWAVGGVTNETPRTMGPECENYMTDRRRWIEAVLFCILFTCIIKWATKRMEPIQIPDAKELEKPHSTTRLMLLIFMTFIFGIEMGFKLANRSVIFVLNPCHIQTLVQIYLLAAKPNKLTITLFRIQMNNLNGPVLAFVFPEVDCRTLPFEQATYWIQHAMLYIIPVYIIRTGAYQVEDIKDFNWAIIGVETQLIYHFGVLNFFSIRTGINLNHMLCAAESDPFQGDNYRIAAVIHESILCPILNKLTVLIFSTPKSIQYSTATVRNHMQQIKKHEQQQQQQYTKLTANTTTTTTLHQNQPAISETKYFADERSRLATTTATTNLIHRKTANATDYQQHHHHHHHSPQHQLQQHLSEHEAKVETVFKGDYILEPDDMDMEVIDASSTSTTTNANITAEYTMPTTKID is encoded by the exons ATGGATTGGAGTTGGGCTGTTGGTGGTGTAACAAATGAAACACCACGTACAATGGGACCGGAATGTGAAAATTACATGACCGATCGTAGACGTTGGATAGAAGcggttttattttgtattctcTTCACATGCATTATCAAATGGGCTACGAAACGTATGGAACCCATACAAATACCAGATGCCAAAGAGCTCGAGAAACCACACTCAACGACACGTCTAATGCTTTTGATATTTATGACGTTTATATTTGGCATAGAAATGGGTTTTAAATTGGCAAATAGATCTGTGATATTCGTTTTAAATCCTTGTCATATCCAAACATTAGTGCAA aTATATCTTTTAGCCGCAAAGCCTAATAAATTGACGATAACATTATTTAGAATACAAATGAACAATTTAAATGGACCAGTTTTGGCTTTTGTATTCCCCGAAGTCGATTGCAGAACATTGCCCTTCGAACAGGCAACATATTGGATACAACATGCCATGCTATATATAATACCGGTCTACATTATAAGAACGGGAGCTTATCAAGTGGAAGATATAAAAGACTTTAATTGGGCAATAATAGGTGTAGAGACACAATTAATATATCATTTtggagttttaaattttttttcaata cgGACTGGCATCAATTTAAATCATATGTTATGTGCCGCTGAATCGGATCCTTTTCAAGGCGATAACTATCGTATAGCCGCTGTGATACATGAGTCAATTCTTTGTCCCATTTTAAATAAACTGACTGTACTAATTTTTAGTACACCAAAAAGTATACAATATAGTACGGCAACAGTGCGTAACCAtatgcaacaaattaaaaaacatgaacaacagcaacaacaacagtataCAAAGTTAACAGcaaatacaacaactacaaccacATTACATCAAAATCAACCGGCCATTagtgaaacaaaatattttgcagATGAAAGATCGAgattagcaacaacaacagcaacaacaaatctaATACATCGTAAAACAGCAAATGCAACAGAttatcaacaacatcatcatcatcatcaccattcaCCACAACATCAATTACAACAACACTTATCCGAACACGAAGCCAAGGTAGAGACTGTATTTAAAGGTGATTATATACTAGAACCAGACGACATGGACATGGAAGTCATAGATGCCTCATCAACGTCTACTACTACTAATGCTAACATAACGGCTGAATATACAATGCCCACGACTAAAATTGATTAG
- the LOC111684646 gene encoding protein preli-like, whose protein sequence is MVTASHYSTETVFDYTWKQVVQAYWNRYPNPSSAHVLTEDTISREVRDGKLYSRRILSKTNHVPKWGERFYKNTPVKIIEDSVLDPKKKTLITFTRNIGFKKIMKVDEIVEYKEQNDGRTIAVRRAYISSQVFGFSRAIRAFGIERFKSNCQKTANGFNYVLTRMFPNHKYIPLNRTTTTEAIKDTNIIKSTNATATTNYEHHHTHSQSKTETFKKGCKNSYEYLKNQAVKIAQVFSVKN, encoded by the exons ATGGTTACTGCTTCACATTATAGCACGGAAACTGTATTCGATTATACCTGGAAACAAGTTGTACAAGCCTATTGGAATCGTTATCCCAATCCTTCCag tgctCATGTATTAACTGAGGATACAATTTCACGAGAAGTACGTGATGGAAAATTATATTCGCGTCGTATTTTATCCAAAACAAATCATGTACCCAAATGGGGTGaacgtttttataaaaatactccCGTCAAAATTATCGAAGATTCTGTTTTAGATCCCAAGAAAAAAACGTTGATAACATTTACGCGTAATAttggttttaagaaaattatg AAAGTCGATGAAATTGTCGAGTATAAAGAACAAAACGATGGTCGTACAATAGCTGTAAGACGTGCGTACATTAGTTCACAAGTCTTTGGCTTTTCCAGAGCTATTCGTGCTTTTGGCATAGAACGTTTCAAGTCAAATTGTCAAAAAACTGCCAATGGTTTTAATTATGTTCTAACTAGAATGTTTCCCAATCATAAATACATACCCCTTAATAGAACTACAACAACAGAAGCTATCAAggatacaaatattataaaatcaacAAATGCTACAGCCACTACAAACTATGAACATCATCATACACATTCACAAAGTAAAactgaaacatttaaaaaaggttGCAAAAATAGTTATGAATACTTAAAGAATCAAGCTGTTAAAATAGCTCAAGTGTTTTCAGTTAAAAATTGA
- the LOC111684639 gene encoding chromatin-remodeling complex ATPase chain Iswi, whose product MSKEETKTEEMEANEENSNETNSETTSSSGEKEVEFDNKMQADRTKRFDFLLKQTEIFTHFMSNSTKSPTKPKGRPKKSKDKEKDKDSGGNADHRHRKTEQEEDEELLAEDTQNKEIFRFESSPTYIKNGEMRDYQIRGLNWMISLHENGINGILADEMGLGKTLQTISLLGYLKHFKNSAGPHIVIVPKSTLQNWVNEFQKWCPSLRAVCLIGDQDARNTFIRDVLLPGEWDVCVTSYEMCIREKSVFKKFNWRYMVIDEAHRIKNEKSKLSEILREFKTSNRLLITGTPLQNNLHELWALLNFLLPDVFNSAEDFDEWFNTNTCLGDDALIQRLHAVLKPFLLRRLKSEVEKRLKPKKEIKIFVGLSKMQREWYTKVLMKDIDIVNGAGKVEKMRLQNILMQLRKCTNHPYLFDGAEPGPPYTTDTHLVYNSGKMVILDKLLPKLQAQGSRVLIFSQMTRMLDILEDYCLWRSYQYCRLDGQTPHEDRNRQIQEYNMENSTKFVFMLSTRAGGLGINLATADVVIIYDSDWNPQMDLQAMDRAHRIGQKKQVRVFRFITENTVEEKIVERAEVKLRLDKLVIQQGRLASNTGNQLNKDEMLNIIRFGANHVFASKDSELTDEDIDTILERGEAKTAEEKAKLDNLGESSLRTFTMDTPNNDGAPSSVYQFEGEDYREKQKMNALGNWIEPPKRERKANYAVDAYFREALRVSEPKAPKAPRPPKQPIVQDFQFFPPRLFEILDQEIYYFRKTVGYKVPKNPELGSEASKVQREEQRKIDEAEPLSEEELAEKESLLTQGFTNWTKRDFNQFIKANEKYGRDDIENIAKDVEGKTPEEVIEYNAVFWERCHELQDIERIMGQIERGEAKIQRRLSIKKALDQKMSRYRAPFHQLRLQYGNNKGKNYTEIEDRFLVCMLHKLGFDKENVYEELRAAIRASPQFRFDWFIKSRTALELQRRCNTLITLIERENLELEEKERQEKKKKATKNTNTPATTPQAKTNQKRKSEVAPSEKNAKKKKK is encoded by the exons ATGTCGAAAGAGGAAACTAAGACCGAGGAAATGGAAGCTAATGAGGAAAACTCG aATGAAACCAATTCAGAGACGACATCCTCTTCAGGGGAAAAAGAGGTAGAATTTGATAATAAAATGCAAGCGGATCGTACCAAGCGTTTCGATTTCTTGCTTAAACAAACAGAAATTTTCACTCATTTCATGAGTAACAGCACAAAGAGTCCTACAAAACCCAAAGGTAGACCGAAAAAGTCCAAGGACAAAGAAAAGGATAAGGATTCGGGTGGCAATGCAGA CCATCGTCATCGCAAAACCGAACAGGAAGAAGATGAAGAACTTTTGGCTGAAGATACACAAAATAAGGAAATCTTTCGTTTTGAAAGTTCTCCCACTTACATTAAGAATGGTGAAATGCGTGACTATCAGATACGTGGTTTAAATTGGATGATTTCATTGCATGAAAATGGTATTAATGGTATTCTGGCCGATGAAATGGGTTTGGGTAAAACTCTACAAACTATTTCCCTTTTGGGTTATCTTAAGCATTTCAA AAATTCTGCTGGTCCCCATATTGTTATTGTACCCAAATCGACGCTCCAAAATTGGGTTAATGAATTCCAAAAATGGTGTCCCTCATTGAGAGCTGTCTGTTTGATAGGCGATCAAGATGCACGTAACACATTCATACGCGATGTACTATTACCCGGCGAATGGGACGTTTGTGTTACTTCCTATGAGATGTGTATACGTGAAAAGTCGGTATTTAAGAAATTCAATTGGCGTTACATGGTCATCGATGAGGCTCATcgtattaaaaatgaaaaatctaaattatcAGAAATTTTACGTGAATTTAAGACATCAAATCGTTTGTTAATCACCGGTACAccgttacaaaataatttacatgAATTGTGGGCTTTATTGAATTTCTTGTTGCCGGACGTTTTCAATTCAGCCGAAGATTTTGATGAATGGTTCAATACGAATACATGTTTGGGTGATGATGCTCTGATTCAAAGATTACATGCCGTCTTGAAGCCATTCTTATTGAGACGTCTCAAGTCGGAAGTGGAAAAGCGTCTAAAGccgaaaaaagaaattaaaatctttGTTGGTCTCTCGAAGATGCAACGTGAATGgtatacaaaagttttaatgaAAGATATTGATATTGTCAATGGAGCGGGCAAAGTAGAGAAGATGCGCTTGCAAAATATTCTCATGCAATTGCGTAAATGTACCAATCACCCTTATTTGTTTGATGGTGCCGAGCCTGGTCCACCCTACACCACTGACACTCATTTAGTGTATAATTCTGGTAAAATGGTTATTTTGGATAAGCTATTGCCTAAATTGCAGGCTCAGGGTTCTAGAGTTTTGATATTCTCTCAAATGACCAGAATGTTGGATATTTTGGAAGATTATTGTTTGTGGCGTTCCTATCAATATTGTCGTTTGGATGGTCAAACGCCCCATGAGGATCGTAATAGACAAATTCAAGAATATAACATGGAGAATAGTACCAAATTTGTTTTCATGTTGTCTACCAGAGCTGGTGGTTTGGGTATTAATTTGGCTACAGCCGATGTTGTTATTATCTATGACTCCGATTGGAACCCCCAGATGGATTTGCAAGCTATGGATCGTGCCCATCGTATTGGTCAAAAGAAACAAGTGCGTGTTTTCCGTTTCATAACAGAAAATACGGTAGAGGAGAAAATTGTCGAAAGAGCTGAAGTTAAATTGAGGCTTGATAAGTTGGTTATCCAACAGGGACGTTTGGCTTCCAATACGGGCAATCAATTGAACAAGGATGAAATGTTAAACATTATACGTTTTGGTGCCAATCATGTATTTGCCTCTAAAGATTCTGAATTGACTGACGAAGATATTGATACCATTCTGGAGAGAGGAGAAGCCAAGACGGCCGAAGAAAAGGCTAAACTTGATAATTTGGGTGAGAGTTCTTTGCGCACATTTACCATGGATACACCCAACAATGATGGTGCCCCCTCTTCGGTGTATCAGTTTGAGGGAGAAGATTAtcgtgaaaaacaaaaaatgaatgcCTTGGGCAATTGGATTGAACCACCCAAGAGAGAACGTAAAGCCAATTATGCTGTTGATGCCTATTTCCGTGAAGCTTTACGTGTCTCCGAACCTAAAGCACCCAAGGCACCCAGACCACCCAAACAGCCTATAGTGCAAGATTTTCAATTCTTTCCTCCTCGCCTGTTTGAGATACTCGATCAGGAAATCTATTATTTCCGCAAAACGGTCGGCTACAAAGTGCCCAAAAATCCTGAACTCGGTTCGGAAGCCTCTAAAGTGCAACGTGAAGAACAACGTAAAATTGACGAGGCAGAACCTTTGTCCGAGGAGGAATTGGCCGAAAAGGAATCATTACTTACACAAGGCTTCACCAACTGGACTAAACGTGATTTCAATCAATTCATTAAGGCTAATGAGAAATATGGACGTGATGATATTGAAAATATAGCTAAAGATGTTGAGGGTAAAACACCCGAGGAGGTAATTGAATATAATGCAGTATTTTGGGAAAGATGTCATGAATTGCAAGATATTGAACGTATTATGGGACAAATTGAAAGAGGAGAGGCGAAAATACAACGACGTTTATCCATTAAGAAAGCATTGGATCAAAAG ATGTCTCGCTATAGAGCACCATTCCATCAGTTGCGTTTACAGTATGGTAATAATAAGGGTAAAAATTATACAGAAATTGAAGATAGATTCTTAGTCTGCATGTTGCATAAATTGGGCTttgataaagaaaatgtttatgagGAATTACGAGCAGCTATTAG AGCATCACCACAATTTCGTTTCGATTGGTTTATAAAATCTCGTACTGCCTTGGAATTGCAAAGACGTTGTAACACCTTAATCACATTGATCGAAAGGGAGAATCTCGAATTGGAGGAAAAAGAACGtcaagagaaaaagaaaaaggcCACAAAGAATACTAATACACCGGCAACTACACCACAAGCTAAAACCAATCAGAAACGTAAATCTGAAGTGGCACCGAGTGAGAAGAATgccaagaaaaagaagaaataa